The Bradyrhizobium oligotrophicum S58 genome contains the following window.
GGAGCCAGCGGAAAAATATATGGTGTCCCTGTTAGCGGCAGCTATGGTGAGTTCAAAAAGGCTTACAACGCAATGGAGCAGCAGCTAAGCGAATCGCTCAGCCAAGATCAAGCTCAACAAATCTTCTGGACCGGATTGGATAAGAGTGCCGCCGATGCATACCAAAAATGTTTGGAGTTGAACGTCTTCAATCAGCTCGGCCTTCATATCGCTGTGGTGGAAGGGAGCGAAGACGCTGTACTTTTGAAGGTTCGCTGGACATTTCCAGGAGCGAACACCGCGATCAAAATCAAATGGACCGTTCCGACTGTAAATGGAGAGCCGCTCCCAACAGAGATTGATCCTGGCGATAATTTTGTTTCCGTAGCGCGCCCCAAAACCGGCGGCATTATCGTGGCCGCCACCTACAATGGCGTTGCTTCGGAAGTAATCAAAATCGCCTCTCTCCCTCCTCCGCCTCCAATTAAGATCGAAAACTGTGTTTTGCAACCTTCCGCAGACGTGTGCCTTCGGTGTGAATTTGAGGTAAATGACGTTGTTACGAAAGGAGCAAATTCCAAAGAATATGCGTGCCGTAAGATGCCCGGGGGCGCCCTGATTAGTGTTCAACCGTTAGACGTGAAAATATCTCGGGCTGCAGGAACGGGCGACTGCTGGTACGACGTTCAAATGAAAGGACCGGACGAAAAGCCGTTCTCTGTCTTGAACTATTCAGGTGAATGTCTTGACCCAATGTCCGCCTCCGGATCAAGCAAGTTTGTGAAACCAGTGGTCAACGGCTTAGGAAAAGCCAGCTTCTTTGTAGAGAAGTGTGGCTCGGGGTCGATATGCCGCATCCAAGGCAAGCTAGTCATTGAAGCGGAAACGTCCGCGAAATAACTCCTTCGGAAATTCGGCGGCAAGTCGCCTGCTGGCAGCGTGCTGATTTTGCATTTACCATTAGAGCGGCCGAAGATTTTTTCGTAGCGGGACACGTTAGTGTATCAGACAAGCAAACTCGGACTCCGTTTCGGTGATAAGCTGCCAATCGATTACTTGCGTTCCCCCAAAAGAAGATGACCAAAGCAAATCGGACTAGATATGGGCAAGGAAGAGCAACTGCTATCGCTATCTATCGCCGACACGATCCATAAGGCCGACGCAGTCGTGCAGAAGATTTCGTACATAATTTCAGGCTTCCGAGACTCGGACGACGCCGACCGCGATAATCCAGAATTGGATGAAGCCAACGAGCAGTTGAGCTGGTGCGTCACAAAGATCTACCGTGATGTCGGTATACTTGCAGAGCGCATGGGCCTAGCGCAACTCGCCGCCAGCATGGCCGCTGAATTCAAGAGCATCAAAAACATATCGGAGGTTCATCCGCCTGCCGGAGACATTTTCTTTACAAGCCCCCATCTCACGAGCGCTCGGGGCGCATTTAGCTCAATTGCGACGATGACGCAGGGGACCGAGATAACTGGTCTGAGCGTGTTGGAAACGATCCTCGAGAACACGCCTCAAATTATCGAGCTTACGCGAGCCGATCCGAAAAAGGAGTCCGATGTCCAGCGCGAGGTCCTGAAGGTTTTGAAGATCGCGTTTCCTGACACCGAACGTGAGCCGTCGATCAGCCAGGTGTTTAAGCACTATCATCCCGATTTCGGCATCCGGTCCTTGATGGCGGCGGTCGAGTACAAGTTCTGTGACACTAAGGCCGAGGTCGTTACGGCCCTTGATGGACTTTACACCGACATGAAGGGCTACATCGGCCATTACGACTGGCGAACATTCTTCGCAGTGATCTACACGACCGATACGCTTGTTAATCCGAAAGAGATCGCCGCTGAATTCCGCGGTATGAAGGCAGACACGAACTGGATTCCGATTGTTGTCGTCGGCAAGGGAGGAAGGCAAGCTAAGCCGTGATGGGATCCGACACCAGCCACTCCGCTGGTTTTGTCCGATGGGCGGTTCGAGCCGGAGAGAGTGCCTACCCTATCAAAGCGCGGCTTTTGTTAAGCTGCATCAATTGCTTGAGGATTTTTTGGTAGCGGGGGAACGCTACCGCCTTTCACCACACCAACCATACATAAGATACTCTATCCAGTCATTCGCCTGAATCGTGCCGGCGCAAGCAGGGGAAAAACGGTTGACAGCGCAGCTCCTGGACTGGTCTCAACCGGCACGACAATGTATCAACCAGGGATGGTAGTTGACCCGAAATGGCTTGAGCTATTCAAACTGCCGCTAAGGACGGCCCTTGCCGTCGCTATCGCCAGCTGCGTTTTGCTGGCATTGGTCTTTACTCAGATTCTGGACCTGGGGCCGATTGGCCTGTTCGCCCTTCCCGTTCTCATCATTGCAGCGGTCGTTTCCACGGCAATGTCCGTTGTTGGAATCGTCGTTGCCTTGTCCGCCCCACTTCGTGAGAAGCGGAAGCAATCCGCGCTGGAACAGCGACGCGCAATTCGAAAAAAAGAGGAAGATGAGCGGCAAGAACAAAGGAGGGTTAGCGTCCTTGGCAGGCTGAACCACCTATCAAAGGAAGAAATCGACGTGGTGGCGAAGGCTCTCCGCGACGGCTCGCCAACCTTCTACACCTACGTGTTTAGCCCGCCCGTTGGCGTCATGCAGGGAAAAGGGTTGGTGTGGTCGCCTGGCGGCACTCACCACCAAGACTATTACCCGTTCAGCTTTCACGACTTTGTTTGGGAGGCGCTACTGGAGCGCAAAGACGAGTTCATCGCAAAGGACGCAGAGCACAAACGGGCCGAGGAAGAGCGCAAGAAGGCTGAAAGAAGCCGTCGCTATTGAGAATTACCGCTCCTATGGCCCTATGAGAATGGACCCTGAAGCTCTGTACCATCAGCTTGGCCACCTGGTGGCCACCATGCCAAATCTCAACGGCGGCGACTGGAAAACACCCGAGGGCCAGCGTTGGCTTGGACGTGCCGCTGTGCTTGTCCAGGCATTGGGGGCGAACAGCGCTGATATCGCCGCTTTCAACGTGGCCAGTAACAACCTTGGTACTGGCTTACATACTCAAAACGTTCAGGCAAGGCCTGGCCCCTGCGAGGAGCCTGCACGATCGTATAATCACCATAGACGACGCGGGCGCCTGGACGCCTGGACGCTTACCCAATCGCTGAAGGACTTTGCGGCTCGCTCGCCAGCTACCATCGTTAAGGTCGATGCCGAAACCGCCGCCTTAAAGGTCAGCGCATACGGTGCCATCTGGCAGACCGCTGCAGCGCTTTAGTTCAGCCATGCCCACAATCAGCCCCCCGCCGGCGAGAAGGGGCCTAAGCCATTGGACAATCTGGTTGCGGGATGCGCAACAGCCGCCCCCCCCAAAGACTGCCGCCGTTTGTTATTTCTTTAGCGTTCTGAATAGCTTGCATCTCCGAGCATGCTTGAAGCTTTTCGCTCCGGAAGAGGACCGAGAAAAATTTGATGTCAGCAGAATGTGTTGTGGAGTTGAAAGTCGACCGCAAGGCTATCGCAGACGCGCCATTTGAACTGGATGGGATGCTCCAAAGCACAGGCTCAATCGCTCCGGTAACTCGAACACCCCAGGGAGGATCGTTGCTCCCTCGGCACTGGAAAAGAAAACATTTGGAAGATGCCATCGGAGCCAGTATGCGACGATTCCGCTCGGATCAGCGCCACTTAGTACGGCGGTGAGGCAGTCCAACCTACGCTACTGGCCGCAGGGAGTGTATCTCCAGGCACACTCAAGCTGAGCGACTTTGTGGCCGTGCTTATCTCTCAGTTCGCCTGTTTGGTCGTCGAAAGAAAACAGGGTGCCGGATACGCTGATCTGTCTAAGACCCGGATCGCCTGGCCCACCTTCCATCAACTGCAGGTCTGCGTTCAGGGCTGCCTGCTCGGCTGCGGTCGGCCCACGAGAGCTGGAATAGTGAGGGGATTTCGTATCGCGATGAGAATGCCATCCTTTTGGACCGGCCGCCCCAGCGGCAGGCCGATAAAGTATTCTGTAGCATGAGGTGACATCATTGAATCCGATGTCGATAGAGTCTTTGATAGCTTTTTTCTTCCCGGGCGACTTGGCCTCAGCCTCAGCCTTTAGAGCGTGCGCGGCATGTGCGAAGTCAACTCCGGCGATTGGAAAGGGTCTTCCCCCCGGATACTTGCCGAGGAAATACTGCGACCAGGTATGCTTGTTTTCTTTCGTCGGACAGTTTCCGTCAGCCATTATTGGGTTGACGGCCGACGCTCGCTCCGTTGAAGCGAGGGCACACACCGCAAAACATGAGATCAATATACGACAATACCGCCCGCGATTAGTGATCATCTTGTAGGCCCCAGATAATATTCGAAGTTCGGTTCTTGCCGTATTGGCGGTCGAATGGGAGAATTCCGAAACGGAGACGCAGGGGGCGGTCGTCGAGGTGGCTGGATTGATCTCATCGTTTCTGCCAACTTGTGCCATTGAGAGTCTTTCACCGTTTGCGCGCGAGCCGTCTCACTCGACGTTTGACTATTCGAATTATTTTGGGCGAGGTATCTCACGAACGGCACCGGCCATTGCAACCACGGTTCGATGACGTTCTCGACGGTTTCTGGTACTTTCAGGTCGAGCGTCCGAGCGACATCAGTCGCCAAGGACACGCAGTTTTGGGAGGGAAGCGAGTATTCCTTTTCGTTCCACTGCTGCATCACAAACAGCACATTATAGAACTGGGAGGCAGTAACGGTCGTCCGAAAGTGCACATCGCTGTGCATGTCTTCAAAATCGTAATCCACTTTGCCATCGACGCCGGCGACTAGCTTTCTGATGGCTTCGCTTTGCGTTTTCGGATCGGGGTAGAATCCGCCGATGGCACGATAAATACGGAGACCGTTGCCCTCGACCCCAAGCGCAACGAACGCATGACCTGAATGTCCAATACCCGCGGGGCCTCTGCCCCTAAATTCGACAAACGGCGCCCAGGAGGGGCTTGAATCTGGAAAAAGCTCCTGAATATCGCCCCCATAAGCGAGCGACGAAGGGAGAACAAGCCCACAGAGAAGAGCTAAATTCCTCAAGAACTTTCGGCGACTAGCCATGACGTCTTCTCGCTGTCGTATGGCAAACAGCAGTTCAAGCAGTCAAAAATCTACTTTAGGCCCCTTTGAAGTCAATCGCCTCAGTGATGAGACCAAAGTCCCGTGCTGTTGGCGATGACGAGGCCAGCGGTAAGCGCGCACACTCGCGGCTGTGGGTACTATCAGGGACCTGCAACGACCTCAAATTGCTATTTGAGGCAGCGGCTTGAACGGGCAGATCGGCCGGCCCGATCCGCGGGCACCCGGGTTCTCCAAGAATGAGGAGTGGGCGACCGAGTGGAACGAAGGCTCAGCTGTGCCACTTTATTCGAGCCATCCGCTCATCAAGAAGAGCTAGCCCCCACGCTCGCCATCGTTCCGTTACGCATGAGAGGCGTCAACTCCTGCTGATTCGGCGGATTCATTGCACGAAGAATTCATGACCAAGCATTGCTGCGCTTGTGGCATGCTACACTACGTCCTGTTGTTCTGCTCCGGAGATTCCTGAG
Protein-coding sequences here:
- a CDS encoding PD-(D/E)XK nuclease domain-containing protein, whose translation is MGKEEQLLSLSIADTIHKADAVVQKISYIISGFRDSDDADRDNPELDEANEQLSWCVTKIYRDVGILAERMGLAQLAASMAAEFKSIKNISEVHPPAGDIFFTSPHLTSARGAFSSIATMTQGTEITGLSVLETILENTPQIIELTRADPKKESDVQREVLKVLKIAFPDTEREPSISQVFKHYHPDFGIRSLMAAVEYKFCDTKAEVVTALDGLYTDMKGYIGHYDWRTFFAVIYTTDTLVNPKEIAAEFRGMKADTNWIPIVVVGKGGRQAKP